In Populus nigra chromosome 1, ddPopNigr1.1, whole genome shotgun sequence, one genomic interval encodes:
- the LOC133699721 gene encoding G-type lectin S-receptor-like serine/threonine-protein kinase At4g27290 isoform X1 encodes MGYIPILLFCFFSLLNRVTATAIDIINTTQFIRDGDTIVSADGTYELGFFSPGKSKNRYLGIWYGKIPVQTVVWVANRETPLDDSLGVLKITHKGILILLDRSGSVIWSSNTARPARNPTAQLLESGNLVVKEEGDNNLENSLWQSFEHPTDTILPGMKLGRSRITGMDWSMTSWKSEDDPSRGNITCKLAPYGYPDMVVMEGSEVKYRSGLWDGLRFSGVPSTKPNPIYKYEFVFNEKEIFYRESLVDKSMHWRLVTRQNGDVASFAWIEKKQSWFLYETANTDNCDRYALCGANGFCDIQSSPVCDCLNGFVPKSPRDWDATDWANGCVRRTPLNCAGDGFRKLAGVKMPETKSSWFSKTMNLEECRNTCLEKCNCTAYSNLDIRNGGSGCLLWFGDLVDIRVLDDNEQEIYIRMAVSELVVDNGDGAKINKKSKAKKRIIISTVLSTGILFLGLALVLSVWMKKQQKNRKIADALERSADHMHKEDLELPLFDLGTLACATNNFSVENKLGEGGFGSVYKGTLEDRREIAVKRLSKNSRQGLDEFKNEANYIVKLQHQNLVKLLGCCIQGDEKILIYEFLPNRSLDIFIFADQSWNDLTWENNLTENTHSFLLDWPKRCNIIFGIARGLLYLHQDSRLRVIHRDLKASNILLDDELNPKISDFGLARSFGGNETEANTNKVAGTYGYISPEYANHGLYSLKSDVFSFGVLVLEIVSGNRNRGFIHPDHSLNLLGHAWRLFEENRPLELVAESLVIACNLSEVLRSIHVGLLCVQENPEDRPNMSNVVLMLRDDDTLPQPKQPGFFTERDPTEARYSSSLSKPCSVNECSISELRPR; translated from the exons ATGGGTTACATTCCCATACttcttttttgcttcttttcatTGCTGAATAGAGTAACGGCCACAGCCATTGACATCATAAACACAACTCAGTTCATCAGGGATGGCGATACCATAGTTTCAGCAGATGGAACCTATGAATTAGGATTTTTCAGCCCTGGAAAGTCCAAAAACAGATACTTGGGCATATGGTATGGGAAAATACCAGTTCAAACTGTAGTTTGGGTTGCCAATAGAGAAACTCCCCTTGATGATTCGTTGGGGGTCTTAAAGATAACACACAAAGGAATTCTTATCCTTCTCGATCGCAGTGGGAGCGTGATTTGGTCTTCCAACACAGCAAGACCTGCGAGGAATCCAACCGCTCAACTTTTGGAGTCAGGAAACCTTGTTGTGAAAGAGGAGGGCGATAACAACCTTGAAAATTCCTTGTGGCAGAGTTTTGAACATCCGACTGATACGATATTGCCAGGCATGAAGCTAGGAAGGAGTAGAATAACAGGAATGGATTGGTCCATGACATCATGGAAATCAGAAGATGATCCTTCCAGAGGTAACATTACATGTAAACTTGCTCCTTATGGATATCCTGACATGGTTGTGATGGAAGGTTCGGAAGTGAAGTACCGATCTGGACTATGGGATGGTCTGCGGTTCAGTGGCGTGCCTAGCACAAAACCAAATCCCATATACaaatatgaatttgttttcaatgaGAAGGAGATATTTTACAGAGAAAGTCTTGTTGATAAGTCGATGCATTGGAGGCTCGTGACAAGACAGAATGGTGATGTCGCGAGCTTTGCTTGGATTGAGAAAAAACAAAGTTGGTTCCTTTATGAAACAGCAAATACAGATAATTGTGATCGATATGCACTATGTGGTGCAAATGGTTTCTGTGATATTCAAAGCTCTCCAGTGTGTGATTGCTTGAATGGTTTTGTACCAAAATCTCCAAGAGATTGGGACGCGACTGATTGGGCAAATGGTTGTGTTAGAAGGACTCCACTAAATTGTGCTGGAGATGGGTTCCGAAAGCTCGCTGGAGTGAAGATGCCTGAGACAAAATCATCGTGGTTTAGCAAGACGATGAATCTTGAGGAGTGCAGAAACACGTGCTTGGAGAAATGCAACTGTACAGCATATTCAAATCTGGACATCAGGAATGGAGGAAGTGGGTGCTTGCTCTGGTTCGGCGACCTGGTTGACATTAGAGTTTTAGATGATAATGAGCAAGAGATTTACATACGAATGGCCGTATCAGAACTAG TTGTAGATAATGGAGATGGTgccaagataaataaaaaatccaaagcgAAGAAAAGGATCATAATAAGCACTGTGTTGTCTACTGGGATTCTGTTCCTTGGCCTAGCCTTGGTCTTGAGTGTTTGGATGAAGAAGCAGCAGAAAAACA GAAAAATAGCAGATGCTCTGGAAAGAAGTGCAGATCATATGCACAAGGAAGATCTAGAGCTACCACTGTTTGATTTGGGTACTTTGGCTTGTGCAACAAATAATTTTTCTGTTGAAAATAAACTTGGAGAAGGGGGTTTCGGATCTGTTTATAAG GGAACATTAGAAGACAGGCGAGAAATAGCTGTGAAGAGGCTCTCTAAGAACTCAAGACAAGGACTTGATGAGTTCAAAAATGAGGCCAATTATATAGTGAAACTTCAGCACCAGAATCTAGTGAAGCTTCTAGGATGCTGCATTCAAGGAGATGAAAAGATACTGATCTATGAGTTTTTGCCTAACAGAAGCTTGGACATTTTTATTTTCG CTGATCAGAGCTGGAATGATTTGACTTGGGAAAACAATTTGACAGAAAATACACACAGCTTTCTACTAGATTGGCCCAAGCGCTGCAACATTATCTTTGGGATTGCTCGTGGACTGCTTTATCTTCACCAAGATTCAAGACTAAGAGTAATTCATAGAGATCTGAAAGCCAGCAATATTTTATTGGATGATGAACTAAACCCAAAAATCTCAGATTTTGGCCTGGCTAGAAGTTTTGGAGGAAACGAAACTGAAGCCAATACTAATAAAGTGGCTGGTACATA TGGCTACATATCCCCTGAGTATGCAAATCATGGACTCTACTCACTAAAATCGGACGTCTTCAGCTTCGGCGTATTGGTGCTAGAGATAGTGAGTGGGAACAGGAACAGAGGATTCATTCATCCAGACCACAGCCTCAACCTTCTAGGACAT GCATGGAGATTGTTTGAAGAAAACAGGCCTTTGGAACTGGTTGCAGAATCACTAGTAATAGCGTGCAATTTATCTGAAGTGCTACGTTCGATTCATGTGGGTTTATTGTGTGTGCAAGAAAATCCAGAAGATAGGCCAAACATGTCAAATGTTGTTCTGATGTTACGTGATGATGATACTCTGCCTCAGCCTAAACAACCAGGTTTCTTCACTGAAAGGGATCCGACTGAAGCAAGATATTCATCCAGCCTGAGCAAACCATGTTCAGTTAATGAATGCTCGATTTCAGAGTTAAGACCAAGATAG
- the LOC133699721 gene encoding G-type lectin S-receptor-like serine/threonine-protein kinase At4g27290 isoform X3 has translation MGYIPILLFCFFSLLNRVTATAIDIINTTQFIRDGDTIVSADGTYELGFFSPGKSKNRYLGIWYGKIPVQTVVWVANRETPLDDSLGVLKITHKGILILLDRSGSVIWSSNTARPARNPTAQLLESGNLVVKEEGDNNLENSLWQSFEHPTDTILPGMKLGRSRITGMDWSMTSWKSEDDPSRGNITCKLAPYGYPDMVVMEGSEVKYRSGLWDGLRFSGVPSTKPNPIYKYEFVFNEKEIFYRESLVDKSMHWRLVTRQNGDVASFAWIEKKQSWFLYETANTDNCDRYALCGANGFCDIQSSPVCDCLNGFVPKSPRDWDATDWANGCVRRTPLNCAGDGFRKLAGVKMPETKSSWFSKTMNLEECRNTCLEKCNCTAYSNLDIRNGGSGCLLWFGDLVDIRVLDDNEQEIYIRMAVSELVVDNGDGAKINKKSKAKKRIIISTVLSTGILFLGLALVLSVWMKKQQKNRKIADALERSADHMHKEDLELPLFDLGTLACATNNFSVENKLGEGGFGSVYKGTLEDRREIAVKRLSKNSRQGLDEFKNEANYIVKLQHQNLVKLLGCCIQGDEKILIYEFLPNRSLDIFIFENTHSFLLDWPKRCNIIFGIARGLLYLHQDSRLRVIHRDLKASNILLDDELNPKISDFGLARSFGGNETEANTNKVAGTYGYISPEYANHGLYSLKSDVFSFGVLVLEIVSGNRNRGFIHPDHSLNLLGHAWRLFEENRPLELVAESLVIACNLSEVLRSIHVGLLCVQENPEDRPNMSNVVLMLRDDDTLPQPKQPGFFTERDPTEARYSSSLSKPCSVNECSISELRPR, from the exons ATGGGTTACATTCCCATACttcttttttgcttcttttcatTGCTGAATAGAGTAACGGCCACAGCCATTGACATCATAAACACAACTCAGTTCATCAGGGATGGCGATACCATAGTTTCAGCAGATGGAACCTATGAATTAGGATTTTTCAGCCCTGGAAAGTCCAAAAACAGATACTTGGGCATATGGTATGGGAAAATACCAGTTCAAACTGTAGTTTGGGTTGCCAATAGAGAAACTCCCCTTGATGATTCGTTGGGGGTCTTAAAGATAACACACAAAGGAATTCTTATCCTTCTCGATCGCAGTGGGAGCGTGATTTGGTCTTCCAACACAGCAAGACCTGCGAGGAATCCAACCGCTCAACTTTTGGAGTCAGGAAACCTTGTTGTGAAAGAGGAGGGCGATAACAACCTTGAAAATTCCTTGTGGCAGAGTTTTGAACATCCGACTGATACGATATTGCCAGGCATGAAGCTAGGAAGGAGTAGAATAACAGGAATGGATTGGTCCATGACATCATGGAAATCAGAAGATGATCCTTCCAGAGGTAACATTACATGTAAACTTGCTCCTTATGGATATCCTGACATGGTTGTGATGGAAGGTTCGGAAGTGAAGTACCGATCTGGACTATGGGATGGTCTGCGGTTCAGTGGCGTGCCTAGCACAAAACCAAATCCCATATACaaatatgaatttgttttcaatgaGAAGGAGATATTTTACAGAGAAAGTCTTGTTGATAAGTCGATGCATTGGAGGCTCGTGACAAGACAGAATGGTGATGTCGCGAGCTTTGCTTGGATTGAGAAAAAACAAAGTTGGTTCCTTTATGAAACAGCAAATACAGATAATTGTGATCGATATGCACTATGTGGTGCAAATGGTTTCTGTGATATTCAAAGCTCTCCAGTGTGTGATTGCTTGAATGGTTTTGTACCAAAATCTCCAAGAGATTGGGACGCGACTGATTGGGCAAATGGTTGTGTTAGAAGGACTCCACTAAATTGTGCTGGAGATGGGTTCCGAAAGCTCGCTGGAGTGAAGATGCCTGAGACAAAATCATCGTGGTTTAGCAAGACGATGAATCTTGAGGAGTGCAGAAACACGTGCTTGGAGAAATGCAACTGTACAGCATATTCAAATCTGGACATCAGGAATGGAGGAAGTGGGTGCTTGCTCTGGTTCGGCGACCTGGTTGACATTAGAGTTTTAGATGATAATGAGCAAGAGATTTACATACGAATGGCCGTATCAGAACTAG TTGTAGATAATGGAGATGGTgccaagataaataaaaaatccaaagcgAAGAAAAGGATCATAATAAGCACTGTGTTGTCTACTGGGATTCTGTTCCTTGGCCTAGCCTTGGTCTTGAGTGTTTGGATGAAGAAGCAGCAGAAAAACA GAAAAATAGCAGATGCTCTGGAAAGAAGTGCAGATCATATGCACAAGGAAGATCTAGAGCTACCACTGTTTGATTTGGGTACTTTGGCTTGTGCAACAAATAATTTTTCTGTTGAAAATAAACTTGGAGAAGGGGGTTTCGGATCTGTTTATAAG GGAACATTAGAAGACAGGCGAGAAATAGCTGTGAAGAGGCTCTCTAAGAACTCAAGACAAGGACTTGATGAGTTCAAAAATGAGGCCAATTATATAGTGAAACTTCAGCACCAGAATCTAGTGAAGCTTCTAGGATGCTGCATTCAAGGAGATGAAAAGATACTGATCTATGAGTTTTTGCCTAACAGAAGCTTGGACATTTTTATTTTCG AAAATACACACAGCTTTCTACTAGATTGGCCCAAGCGCTGCAACATTATCTTTGGGATTGCTCGTGGACTGCTTTATCTTCACCAAGATTCAAGACTAAGAGTAATTCATAGAGATCTGAAAGCCAGCAATATTTTATTGGATGATGAACTAAACCCAAAAATCTCAGATTTTGGCCTGGCTAGAAGTTTTGGAGGAAACGAAACTGAAGCCAATACTAATAAAGTGGCTGGTACATA TGGCTACATATCCCCTGAGTATGCAAATCATGGACTCTACTCACTAAAATCGGACGTCTTCAGCTTCGGCGTATTGGTGCTAGAGATAGTGAGTGGGAACAGGAACAGAGGATTCATTCATCCAGACCACAGCCTCAACCTTCTAGGACAT GCATGGAGATTGTTTGAAGAAAACAGGCCTTTGGAACTGGTTGCAGAATCACTAGTAATAGCGTGCAATTTATCTGAAGTGCTACGTTCGATTCATGTGGGTTTATTGTGTGTGCAAGAAAATCCAGAAGATAGGCCAAACATGTCAAATGTTGTTCTGATGTTACGTGATGATGATACTCTGCCTCAGCCTAAACAACCAGGTTTCTTCACTGAAAGGGATCCGACTGAAGCAAGATATTCATCCAGCCTGAGCAAACCATGTTCAGTTAATGAATGCTCGATTTCAGAGTTAAGACCAAGATAG
- the LOC133699736 gene encoding G-type lectin S-receptor-like serine/threonine-protein kinase At4g27290: MGYIPILLFCFFSLLNRVTATAIDIINTTQFIRDGDTIVSADGTYELGFFSPGKSKNRYLGIWYGKIPVQTVVWVANRETPLNDSLGVLKITNKGILILLDRSGSVIWSSNTARPARNPTAQLLESGNLVVKEEGDNNLENSLWQSFEHPTDTILPGMKLGRSRITGMEWSMTSWKSEDDPSRGNITCKLAPYGYPDIVVMEGSQVKYRSGLWDGLRFSGVPSTKPNPIYKYEFVFNEKEIFYRESLVDKSMHWRLVTRQNGDIASFTWIEKTQSWLLYETANTDNCDGYALCGANGFCDIQSSPMCDCLNGFVPKSPRDWDVTDWANGCVRRTPLNCSGDEFRKLAGVKMPETKSSWFSKTMNLEECRNTCLEKCNCTAYSNLDIRNGGSGCLLWFGDLVDIRVFAENEQEIYIRMAESEPDIGDGARINKKGETKNRIIISSVLSTGILFLGLALVLYAWMKKHQKNRQMTEALERSSNKMQRKEDLELPLFDFSTLACATNNFSTDNKLGEGGFGTVYKGTLADGREIAVKRLSKISRQGLDELENEANYIMKLQHRNLVKLLGCCIERDEKMLIYEFLPNKSLDFFIFEKTRSFLLDWPKRYNIINGIARGLLYLHQDSRLRVIHRDLKAGNILLDYELNPKISDFGLARSFGGNEIEANTNKVAGTYGYISPEYANYGLYSVKSDIFSFGVLVLEIVSGNKNRGFSHPDHHLNLLGHAWILFKENRSLELAADSIAITCNLSEVLRSIHVGLLCVQENPEIRPTMSNVVLMLGNDDVLPQPKQPGFFTERDVIGANCSSSLSKPCSVNECSVSELEPR, translated from the exons ATGGGTTACATTCCCATACttcttttttgcttcttttcatTGCTGAATAGAGTAACGGCCACAGCCATTGACATCATAAACACAACTCAGTTCATCAGGGATGGCGATACCATAGTTTCAGCAGATGGAACCTATGAATTAGGATTTTTCAGCCCTGGAAAGTCCAAAAACAGATACCTGGGCATATGGTATGGGAAAATACCAGTTCAAACTGTAGTTTGGGTTGCCAATAGAGAAACTCCCCTTAATGATTCGTTGGGGGTCTTAAAGATAACAAACAAAGGAATTCTTATCCTTCTCGATCGCAGTGGGAGCGTGATTTGGTCTTCCAACACAGCAAGACCTGCGAGGAATCCAACCGCTCAACTTTTGGAGTCAGGAAACCTTGTTGTGAAAGAGGAGGGCGATAACAACCTTGAAAATTCCTTGTGGCAGAGTTTTGAACATCCGACTGATACGATACTGCCAGGCATGAAGCTAGGAAGGAGTAGAATAACAGGAATGGAATGGTCCATGACATCATGGAAATCAGAAGATGATCCTTCCAGAGGTAACATTACATGTAAACTTGCTCCTTATGGATATCCTGACATTGTTGTGATGGAAGGTTCGCAAGTGAAGTACCGATCTGGACTCTGGGATGGTCTGCGGTTCAGTGGCGTGCCTAGCACAAAACCAAATCCGATATACaaatatgaatttgttttcaatgaGAAGGAGATATTTTACAGAGAAAGTCTTGTTGATAAGTCGATGCATTGGAGGCTCGTGACAAGACAGAATGGTGATATCGCGAGCTTTACTTGGATTGAGAAAACACAAAGTTGGTTGCTTTATGAAACAGCAAATACAGATAATTGTGATGGATATGCACTATGTGGTGCAAATGGTTTCTGTGATATTCAAAGCTCTCCAATGTGTGATTGCTTGAATGGATTTGTACCAAAATCCCCAAGAGATTGGGACGTGACTGATTGGGCAAATGGTTGTGTTAGAAGGACTCCACTAAATTGTTCTGGAGATGAGTTCCGAAAGCTCGCTGGAGTGAAGATGCCTGAGACAAAATCATCGTGGTTTAGCAAGACGATGAATCTTGAGGAGTGCAGGAACACGTGCTTGGAGAAATGCAACTGTACAGCATATTCAAATCTGGACATCAGGAACGGAGGAAGTGGGTGCTTGCTCTGGTTCGGCGACCTGGTTGACATTAGAGTTTTTGCTGAAAACGAGCAAGAGATTTATATACGAATGGCCGAATCAGAACCAG ATATTGGAGATGGTGCcaggataaataaaaaaggcgAAACCAAGAATAGGATCATAATAAGCTCTGTGTTATCTACTGGGATTCTGTTCCTTGGCCTAGCCTTGGTCTTGTATGCTTGGATGAAGAAGCATCAGAAAAACA GACAAATGACAGAAGCTCTGGAAAGAAGTTCAAATAAGATGCAGAGGAAGGAAGATCTGGAACTTCCATTGTTTGATTTCAGTACCTTGGCTTGTGCAACAAATAATTTCTCTACCGACAATAAACTTGGAGAAGGGGGTTTCGGAACAGTTTATAAG GGAACATTAGCAGATGGACGAGAAATAGCAGTGAAGAGGCTCTCTAAGATTTCGAGACAAGGTCTTGATGAGTTAGAAAATGAAgccaattatattatgaaactCCAGCACCGGAATCTAGTGAAGCTTCTAGGATGCTGCATCGAAAGAGATGAAAAGATGTTGATCTATGAATTCTTGCCTAACAAAAGCTTGGACTTTTTTATTTTCG AAAAAACACGAAGCTTTCTACTTGATTGGCCTAAGCGCTACAAcattatcaatggtattgctcGTGGACTTCTTTATCTTCACCAGGATTCAAGATTAAGAGTAATTCATAGAGACCTGAAAGCCGGCAATATTTTATTGGATTATGAGCTGAACCCGAAAATTTCAGATTTTGGCCTGGCTAGAAGTTTTGGAGGAAATGAAATTGAAGCCAATACTAATAAAGTGGCTGGTACATA CGGCTACATATCCCCTGAGTATGCAAATTATGGACTCTACTCGGTAAAATCAGACATCTTCAGCTTCGGTGTATTGGTGCTAGAGATAGTGAGTGGGAACAAGAACAGAGGATTCAGTCATCCAGACCACCATCTCAACCTTCTTGGGCAT GCTTGGATACTGTTCAAAGAAAACAGGTCTTTGGAACTGGCTGCAGATTCAATAGCTATAACATGCAATTTATCAGAAGTGCTACGATCAATTCACGTGGGTTTATTGTGCGTGCAAGAAAATCCAGAAATTAGGCCAACCATGTCAAATGTAGTTTTGATGTTAGGTAATGATGATGTACTGCCTCAGCCTAAGCAACCAGGTTTCTTCACTGAAAGGGATGTGATTGGAGCAAACTGTTCATCCAGCCTCAGCAAACCATGTTCAGTTAACGAATGCTCGGTTTCAGAGTTAGAACCAAGATAG
- the LOC133699721 gene encoding G-type lectin S-receptor-like serine/threonine-protein kinase At4g27290 isoform X2 codes for MGYIPILLFCFFSLLNRVTATAIDIINTTQFIRDGDTIVSADGTYELGFFSPGKSKNRYLGIWYGKIPVQTVVWVANRETPLDDSLGVLKITHKGILILLDRSGSVIWSSNTARPARNPTAQLLESGNLVVKEEGDNNLENSLWQSFEHPTDTILPGMKLGRSRITGMDWSMTSWKSEDDPSRGNITCKLAPYGYPDMVVMEGSEVKYRSGLWDGLRFSGVPSTKPNPIYKYEFVFNEKEIFYRESLVDKSMHWRLVTRQNGDVASFAWIEKKQSWFLYETANTDNCDRYALCGANGFCDIQSSPVCDCLNGFVPKSPRDWDATDWANGCVRRTPLNCAGDGFRKLAGVKMPETKSSWFSKTMNLEECRNTCLEKCNCTAYSNLDIRNGGSGCLLWFGDLVDIRVLDDNEQEIYIRMAVSELDNGDGAKINKKSKAKKRIIISTVLSTGILFLGLALVLSVWMKKQQKNRKIADALERSADHMHKEDLELPLFDLGTLACATNNFSVENKLGEGGFGSVYKGTLEDRREIAVKRLSKNSRQGLDEFKNEANYIVKLQHQNLVKLLGCCIQGDEKILIYEFLPNRSLDIFIFADQSWNDLTWENNLTENTHSFLLDWPKRCNIIFGIARGLLYLHQDSRLRVIHRDLKASNILLDDELNPKISDFGLARSFGGNETEANTNKVAGTYGYISPEYANHGLYSLKSDVFSFGVLVLEIVSGNRNRGFIHPDHSLNLLGHAWRLFEENRPLELVAESLVIACNLSEVLRSIHVGLLCVQENPEDRPNMSNVVLMLRDDDTLPQPKQPGFFTERDPTEARYSSSLSKPCSVNECSISELRPR; via the exons ATGGGTTACATTCCCATACttcttttttgcttcttttcatTGCTGAATAGAGTAACGGCCACAGCCATTGACATCATAAACACAACTCAGTTCATCAGGGATGGCGATACCATAGTTTCAGCAGATGGAACCTATGAATTAGGATTTTTCAGCCCTGGAAAGTCCAAAAACAGATACTTGGGCATATGGTATGGGAAAATACCAGTTCAAACTGTAGTTTGGGTTGCCAATAGAGAAACTCCCCTTGATGATTCGTTGGGGGTCTTAAAGATAACACACAAAGGAATTCTTATCCTTCTCGATCGCAGTGGGAGCGTGATTTGGTCTTCCAACACAGCAAGACCTGCGAGGAATCCAACCGCTCAACTTTTGGAGTCAGGAAACCTTGTTGTGAAAGAGGAGGGCGATAACAACCTTGAAAATTCCTTGTGGCAGAGTTTTGAACATCCGACTGATACGATATTGCCAGGCATGAAGCTAGGAAGGAGTAGAATAACAGGAATGGATTGGTCCATGACATCATGGAAATCAGAAGATGATCCTTCCAGAGGTAACATTACATGTAAACTTGCTCCTTATGGATATCCTGACATGGTTGTGATGGAAGGTTCGGAAGTGAAGTACCGATCTGGACTATGGGATGGTCTGCGGTTCAGTGGCGTGCCTAGCACAAAACCAAATCCCATATACaaatatgaatttgttttcaatgaGAAGGAGATATTTTACAGAGAAAGTCTTGTTGATAAGTCGATGCATTGGAGGCTCGTGACAAGACAGAATGGTGATGTCGCGAGCTTTGCTTGGATTGAGAAAAAACAAAGTTGGTTCCTTTATGAAACAGCAAATACAGATAATTGTGATCGATATGCACTATGTGGTGCAAATGGTTTCTGTGATATTCAAAGCTCTCCAGTGTGTGATTGCTTGAATGGTTTTGTACCAAAATCTCCAAGAGATTGGGACGCGACTGATTGGGCAAATGGTTGTGTTAGAAGGACTCCACTAAATTGTGCTGGAGATGGGTTCCGAAAGCTCGCTGGAGTGAAGATGCCTGAGACAAAATCATCGTGGTTTAGCAAGACGATGAATCTTGAGGAGTGCAGAAACACGTGCTTGGAGAAATGCAACTGTACAGCATATTCAAATCTGGACATCAGGAATGGAGGAAGTGGGTGCTTGCTCTGGTTCGGCGACCTGGTTGACATTAGAGTTTTAGATGATAATGAGCAAGAGATTTACATACGAATGGCCGTATCAGAACTAG ATAATGGAGATGGTgccaagataaataaaaaatccaaagcgAAGAAAAGGATCATAATAAGCACTGTGTTGTCTACTGGGATTCTGTTCCTTGGCCTAGCCTTGGTCTTGAGTGTTTGGATGAAGAAGCAGCAGAAAAACA GAAAAATAGCAGATGCTCTGGAAAGAAGTGCAGATCATATGCACAAGGAAGATCTAGAGCTACCACTGTTTGATTTGGGTACTTTGGCTTGTGCAACAAATAATTTTTCTGTTGAAAATAAACTTGGAGAAGGGGGTTTCGGATCTGTTTATAAG GGAACATTAGAAGACAGGCGAGAAATAGCTGTGAAGAGGCTCTCTAAGAACTCAAGACAAGGACTTGATGAGTTCAAAAATGAGGCCAATTATATAGTGAAACTTCAGCACCAGAATCTAGTGAAGCTTCTAGGATGCTGCATTCAAGGAGATGAAAAGATACTGATCTATGAGTTTTTGCCTAACAGAAGCTTGGACATTTTTATTTTCG CTGATCAGAGCTGGAATGATTTGACTTGGGAAAACAATTTGACAGAAAATACACACAGCTTTCTACTAGATTGGCCCAAGCGCTGCAACATTATCTTTGGGATTGCTCGTGGACTGCTTTATCTTCACCAAGATTCAAGACTAAGAGTAATTCATAGAGATCTGAAAGCCAGCAATATTTTATTGGATGATGAACTAAACCCAAAAATCTCAGATTTTGGCCTGGCTAGAAGTTTTGGAGGAAACGAAACTGAAGCCAATACTAATAAAGTGGCTGGTACATA TGGCTACATATCCCCTGAGTATGCAAATCATGGACTCTACTCACTAAAATCGGACGTCTTCAGCTTCGGCGTATTGGTGCTAGAGATAGTGAGTGGGAACAGGAACAGAGGATTCATTCATCCAGACCACAGCCTCAACCTTCTAGGACAT GCATGGAGATTGTTTGAAGAAAACAGGCCTTTGGAACTGGTTGCAGAATCACTAGTAATAGCGTGCAATTTATCTGAAGTGCTACGTTCGATTCATGTGGGTTTATTGTGTGTGCAAGAAAATCCAGAAGATAGGCCAAACATGTCAAATGTTGTTCTGATGTTACGTGATGATGATACTCTGCCTCAGCCTAAACAACCAGGTTTCTTCACTGAAAGGGATCCGACTGAAGCAAGATATTCATCCAGCCTGAGCAAACCATGTTCAGTTAATGAATGCTCGATTTCAGAGTTAAGACCAAGATAG
- the LOC133694079 gene encoding stress-response A/B barrel domain-containing protein UP3-like: protein MARLTLASKHCCMTLVKTLTYLPWIYAVKPNNKAKQPKNQWMTMLCLKAARSSTTKPFSFPFSSQNHQLKPFFLSFEPYSASSKSQIKMSSSTPSQTVEHIVLFKVKENTDPTKINTMINSLNRLISLDSVLHLNAGALYRTKSSPIPFTHMLHSRYSSKENLSAYAVHPSHVSVVKESVQPICDDVMAVDWVTDDINGGGSLVPPPGSAIRLSFLKLKEGLGDEVKDEILGLIKGIKGKYGGIHQISCGENFSARAKGYSIASLAVFPGLSELDSKEELVNLEKAKFRDYLQSFIVLDYVVQPSTSTL, encoded by the coding sequence ATGGCAAGGTTGACCCTGGCTAGCAAGCACTGCTGTATGACATTGGTTAAAACATTAACCTACCTGCCTTGGATATATGCTGTGAAACCAAACAACAAAGCAAAACAGCCCAAGAATCAATGGATGACAATGTTGTGTCTTAAAGCCGCACGTTCAAGCACCACCAAGCCATTTTCCTTCCCTTTCTCGTCTCAGAACCACCAGCTCAAGCCCTTCTTCCTCTCCTTCGAGCCTTACTCTGCATCATCCAAATCCCAAATCAAAATGTCATCATCCACTCCATCCCAGACAGTAGAACACATAGTCCTCTTCAAAGTCAAAGAAAACACTGACCCCACTAAAATCAACACCATGATTAATTCCCTCAACCGTCTGATCTCGCTCGACTCCGTACTCCACCTAAACGCCGGTGCCCTCTACCGCACCAAATCCTCACCTATTCCCTTCACTCACATGCTCCACAGCCGTTACTCCTCTAAAGAAAATCTCTCCGCTTATGCTGTTCACCCTAGCCATGTCAGCGTGGTTAAAGAATCGGTTCAGCCGATCTGTGACGACGTCATGGCCGTCGATTGGGTAACAGATGATATCAACGGTGGTGGTTCATTGGTCCCACCTCCTGGGTCAGCGATTAGGTTGTCATTCCTTAAACTAAAAGAGGGTTTGGGGGATGAAGTGAAAGATGAGATACTGGGGTTAATTAAGGGGATTAAAGGGAAATATGGTGGGATTCATCAAATTAGCTGCGGTGAGAATTTCTCAGCTAGAGCCAAGGGTTATTCGATTGCGTCGCTAGCTGTTTTTCCAGGATTGAGTGAATTGGATTCCAAGGAAGAGCTTGTGAATTTGGAGAAAGCCAAGTTCAGAGATTATTTGCAGAGCTTTATTGTTCTTGATTATGTTGTGCAGCCGTCTACCTCTACTCtttaa